The region ATCAGACAGTTCCAGCTGGCCAAGGGTGCTATTTACTCTGGGATCACCGTCCTGTTGAAGGAGATGGGTGTGACGGTGGAGGAGCTCGGGGAGGTCCTGCTGGCCGGGGCCTTTGGGAACTACTTGGACAAAAAGAGTGCCGTAACGGTAGGATTGTTGCCCAAGATTTCCCCGGCGAAGATCACTTCTGTGGGGAACGCGGCCCGCACCGGTGCCTATTTAGCCTTGGCCTCAAAGAAGCTGCTAGGCAAGGCGCAGGAGATCGCCCGCGGCACCGTGCACGTGGAGTTGTCGGGGCGGTGGGATTTTCAGGAGACCTTCATGGAGGCCATGATGTTCCCTGACTATGCTGAAGTGGCTGCTCTTTTCTAATTGATCGCAAGATCTTCCCTGAAAACGCAAGAAGGTCCAAAGGAAACTTGTTGCGGATGTCAAATCATAAGGTGTTAAGTGGTAGGGGAGTGAACGTTGTTGATTTTAATTGGTGAATTGATCAATTCCAGTCGGCAGCCTGTCGCCGAGGCGATTGCTGCCAAAGATGTGAAGTACATCCAGAACCTGGCCCAGGCCCAGGCGGCCGCGGGAGTACATTATATTGATGTGAATTGCGGTACCCGTCTGGCCGATGAGTCGCAGGTGCTGGTTTGGTTAACGCAGATCATCCAAGAAGTGGTGGATCTGCCCCTGTGCCTTGATTCACCCAACCCCGAGGCTTTATCGAAGGCCTTACAAGTCCATCGCGGGAAGGCCCTCCTGAATTCCATCAGCTTAGAACAGCAAAGGTATGAACAAATGCTGCCAATTGTCTTGGAATACGGGTGTAGTGTGATCGGGCTGTGCATGGACGATGAAGGGATGCCAGAGACGGTGGCAGACACGGTGCGCTGTGCTGAACTCTTGGTGGAGCGGTTGCTGCAACGGGGTGTGCCGATGGAGGATCTTTACCTGGACCCCTTGGTTCGCCCCCTGAGCACCAACCATCAAGCGGCAACCACCTTTCTCGGGGCGGTGGCGGCGCTGAGGGACAGGTTTCCAACAGTCCATCTGACCTGTGGACTGAGCAATATTTCCTATGGATTGCCGAAACGGAGGATCCTGAACCAGGCCTTCCTAGTGGCGGCGATGGCCGCTGGCTTGGACAGCGCCATCCTCGATCCCTTGGATCGCAACTTGATGGCTTTGGTTTGTGCCACCGAGGCGATTCTAGGAAAGGACCCGTATTGCGCTGGCTATCTAGCCGCGCATCGGGCGGGAATGCTAGAACACAAGGAAACTTAGGGGGTAGTGGGAATGGAAGCACTGTTGAAGGAGATTTCCGAAGCGTTAATCCAAGGTAACGCGAACAAGGTGAAGGAATTGACCCAGAAGGGCCTCGACGAAGGCCTCCGTCCCGGCCAGATCATCCAGGAGGGCTTGATTTCTGGTATGATGATCATTGGTGAGCGGTTCAAGAAGAACGAAGTCTATGTACCGGAGGTTCTGATCGCCGCTCGGGCGATGCATGCTGGTTTGGACATTGTGAAGCCGTTGCTGACCGAAGGGGAAGTGACGGAGCTGGGTACGGTAATCATCGGTACTGTGAAGGGTGACCTCCACGACATCGGTAAGAACCTGGTGGCTATGATGTTGGAAGGGGCCGGGTTCAAGGTCATCGACCTCGGTGTTGACGTTTCACCGGAGAAATTCGTGGAAGCGGCCAAAGAGAACAATGCCGATCTCGTAGGTATGTCGGCTCTGCTGACTACCACCATGGTCAATATGAAGGAAACCGTCGAAGCCTTCGAGAAGGCGGGGATCCGGGACCAGGTGAAGATCATTGTTGGTGGCGCACCGGTAACCCAGAACTATTGCGATGAGATCAAGGCCGACGGCTATGCTCCCGATGCCGGTCGGGCGGTGAACGTAGCTAAAGAGTTGCTAGGCCTGGAGTAAGGCAGTGATGTCAGTGGGCCGGGAGGGGTCTTCCTTCCCGGCTATTTTTCTATCCCGTTTACGGCTGAAAGTAGGTCAGGAGCTTTCCGCGTTTTACGCCTCGGGTGCTTGTCATCTTGCCCGCGATCTCTTCGATTTCCGTGAGTCTTCCCCGCAGGACGATTACCTCCATACAGAGAGAATGATCTAAATGCACATGCAGGGTGGAGATAATGTGCTCATGGTACGCATGTTGCAGGTCCATCAGTTTGTCCGCAAGCTCCCGCACGTGGTGATCATAGACCAGGGTGAGGGTGCCCACGGCGGGGGTCTCGTCCCTGCGGGGACTGTTTGTCGCAAGATACTCCCGCATAAGATCCCGAATCGCCTCGGAACGATTGGTGTATCCCTTCGTGGCAATTAACTGATCAAAGTGATCCAAGAGGTCTTGTTCCACCGAAACACTAAATCTAGTTAGCTGTTCTTTCACGGGCAATTTCCCTCCCTTAGGCTAAGAGCAACTTGGTATACCCATGGGTAGGATGGGCAAATACCTTCCGGGCGGGACCCTCCTCCAGGATCTGTCCCCCCTGAAGAATATAGACCCGATCCGCGATCTTTTGGGCCAGGGCTACATCATGGGTGATGAAGAGCATGGAAAAGCCCCGGGCGTACTGCAGCTCCTTCAGGAGCCGGAGGAGGTTGGCTTGGCCCGAAGGGTCCAAATGGGCCGCGATCTCATCCGCGATGAGTAGCTTCGGATCCATCACCAGGGCCCGGGCGATGGCCACCCGTTGCAGTTGCCCATGGCTAAGTTCACCGCATTTTCGTTCCATGGGGAGGTTTGTCAGTCCCAGTTGTTCCATAGCCCTTTGTACTTTCCGCAACCGAGACCCTTTGTCTTCCTTCCATAGCAGCAAAGGCTCCTCGATGGCGGAGCGGATGCTGAAGCGGGGATTGATCGCCCCCTCCTGGAAGACGATCTGGATCCCCCCCGGAGTGCGGGTGGCCCAGTGGTCCTGGACCGGTCGCTTGAGGAAAAGGACCTCTCCCCGATCGGCCTTTGTGATCCCCGCACTGATCGCCGCCAAGGTGGACTTTCCCGAACCGGTTTCCCCCAGTAGGGCCACCACTTCACCGTGGTCGATGGAAAGGGTCACACCCCTAAGGGCGGTGACGTCTCCTTGCGGGGTGGGGAAGGTCTTATGGAGATCCCTAACTTCCAGCAGTGTCCTAATCCCGCCGAAATGGCAAGCGATTTTGCGGTCTGCTTTCTTGTGCAAAGGGGGACGACTTTCTTGGCAAAGGCCTTCTTTTTGGGTGCAGCGGTCAGCGAAGGCACATCCGGACCGGTGCTGGACCTTTCCTTCCGGTGGCTGCATGCCCCACAGGTCCTTGTAGGGGAAATAGGCCGGGGAGGCGTAAAGTAGGCCGCGGGTATAGGGATGCTTGGGGTGGTTGATGATCTCCGGGGTCGGTCCCTCCTCCATAATATTTCCCCGGCACATCACTAAGATCCGTTGGGTCATCTCTTCGATCAAAGTCAGATCGTGGGAGACGATTAGGGTGGTGATTCCCATTTCCCGCTGCAATTCTAGCAGGAGCTTCCGGATCTGAGCCTGGCTAATGGGATCCAAAGCCGAGGTGGGCTCGTCGATGAGCAAAAGCCGGGGATTTGCTGCCAAAGCCATGGCGATTAAGACCTTCTGGCGCATCCCCCCCGAAAGCTGGTGGGGATAGTGCTCCCCATGGCTAGGGTTTAGACCTACCGCGGTGAAAAGTTGTCCTAAGGAGGGAAAGTCTTTGGATGGACGGAACACCTCCCGGACCTGTTCTCCCACCGTT is a window of Bacillota bacterium DNA encoding:
- a CDS encoding methyltetrahydrofolate cobalamin methyltransferase, with translation MILIGELINSSRQPVAEAIAAKDVKYIQNLAQAQAAAGVHYIDVNCGTRLADESQVLVWLTQIIQEVVDLPLCLDSPNPEALSKALQVHRGKALLNSISLEQQRYEQMLPIVLEYGCSVIGLCMDDEGMPETVADTVRCAELLVERLLQRGVPMEDLYLDPLVRPLSTNHQAATTFLGAVAALRDRFPTVHLTCGLSNISYGLPKRRILNQAFLVAAMAAGLDSAILDPLDRNLMALVCATEAILGKDPYCAGYLAAHRAGMLEHKET
- a CDS encoding ABC transporter ATP-binding protein produces the protein MTQPLLEIKNLTVEYAGGIRAVEGVSFTLHPGTATGLVGESGCGKTTLLESIFGYRPEAHISGQIYYQGHNLLELPLAERRRLWWKEIGMVLANSQQVLNPVLTVGEQVREVFRPSKDFPSLGQLFTAVGLNPSHGEHYPHQLSGGMRQKVLIAMALAANPRLLLIDEPTSALDPISQAQIRKLLLELQREMGITTLIVSHDLTLIEEMTQRILVMCRGNIMEEGPTPEIINHPKHPYTRGLLYASPAYFPYKDLWGMQPPEGKVQHRSGCAFADRCTQKEGLCQESRPPLHKKADRKIACHFGGIRTLLEVRDLHKTFPTPQGDVTALRGVTLSIDHGEVVALLGETGSGKSTLAAISAGITKADRGEVLFLKRPVQDHWATRTPGGIQIVFQEGAINPRFSIRSAIEEPLLLWKEDKGSRLRKVQRAMEQLGLTNLPMERKCGELSHGQLQRVAIARALVMDPKLLIADEIAAHLDPSGQANLLRLLKELQYARGFSMLFITHDVALAQKIADRVYILQGGQILEEGPARKVFAHPTHGYTKLLLA
- a CDS encoding cobalamin-binding protein; translated protein: MEALLKEISEALIQGNANKVKELTQKGLDEGLRPGQIIQEGLISGMMIIGERFKKNEVYVPEVLIAARAMHAGLDIVKPLLTEGEVTELGTVIIGTVKGDLHDIGKNLVAMMLEGAGFKVIDLGVDVSPEKFVEAAKENNADLVGMSALLTTTMVNMKETVEAFEKAGIRDQVKIIVGGAPVTQNYCDEIKADGYAPDAGRAVNVAKELLGLE
- the nikR gene encoding nickel-responsive transcriptional regulator NikR; translation: MPVKEQLTRFSVSVEQDLLDHFDQLIATKGYTNRSEAIRDLMREYLATNSPRRDETPAVGTLTLVYDHHVRELADKLMDLQHAYHEHIISTLHVHLDHSLCMEVIVLRGRLTEIEEIAGKMTSTRGVKRGKLLTYFQP